From the Temnothorax longispinosus isolate EJ_2023e chromosome 6, Tlon_JGU_v1, whole genome shotgun sequence genome, one window contains:
- the LOC139815276 gene encoding methanethiol oxidase, whose protein sequence is MAEKRGACSGPGYKSPRAAMLEGPREKLLYVIGIHTDPEKADVLCTVDVDPDSPTYCQIIHRLRMLTAGDELHHSGWNVCSSCHGSPRKRDTLVLPCLMSDRVYMVDTSDEKMPRIKKVLEPEEMRKYGISTPHTSHCLPTGEIMISTMGNLSGDGLGEFFCIDAETLRAKGTWTKSHEKATFGYDFWYQPYHDTLIATEWGAPRVFKKGFIPEDVYDPKIYGRSLNVYSWNERKLKQIIDLGDDGIAPLEIRFLHDPLAAQGFVGCAVTSNVYRFYKAEDNSWKVEKVIQVPPKRVEGWIAPLMSGMITDILLSLDDKYLYLSNWLHGDVRQYDISDTRNPRLTGQVFLGGSILSDSHVRVTQDEEMSSQPDPIYVKGRRLYGAPQMLQLSLDGRRLYVTTSIFKPWDKQFYPDLLKYGSTMVKLDIDVEKGGMTLDHRFLVDFGADNSDILLAHEMRYPGGDCTSDIWLAERP, encoded by the exons ATGGCGGAAAAGAGAGGAG CGTGTTCCGGGCCGGGTTACAAGAGTCCGAGGGCAGCGATGCTCGAGGGGCCGCGCGAGAAGCTTCTGTACGTCATCGGTATACATACGGATCCCGAGAAGGCCGATGTCCTCTGCACGGTAGACGTGGATCCCGATAGTCCTACGTACTGTCAG ATAATACACAGATTGAGAATGCTAACGGCTGGCGACGAGTTACATCACTCCGGCTGGAACGTTTGTAGCAGCTGTCACGGATCACCCCGCAAACGCGACACGCTGGTACTGCCCTGTCTTATGTCGGACCGGGTCTATATGGTTGATACGAGCGACGAGAAAATGCCCCGGATCAAGAAG GTTCTGGAACCGGAAGAGATGCGCAAATACGGGATATCTACGCCGCACACTTCCCATTGCTTGCCAACCGGCGAGATAATGATCTCCACCATGGGAAATCTCAGTGGCGACGGATTGGGCGAATTTTTCTGCATCGACGCAGAGACCCTACGAGCGAAAGGCACATGGACCAAGAGCCATGAAAAAGCAACTTTCGGATACGACTTTTGGTACCAACCGTATCACGATACGCTCATCGCTACGGAATGGGGTGCACCTAGAGTCTTTAAGAAGGGATTCATTCCAGAGGACGTTTATGATccta AGATTTATGGCAGAAGCTTGAACGTTTACTCGTGGAACGAACGAAAGCTAAAACAGATCATCGATCTGGGAGATGACGGAATCGCACCCCTTGAAATCAGATTCCTTCACGATCCACTGGCAGCTCAAGGATTCGTAGGCTGCGCGGTAACGTCGAATGTTTATCGATTTTACAAGGCGGAGGACAACTCGTGGAAGGTCGAAAAGGTGATCCAGGTGCCACCGAAAAGAGTCGAGGGATGGATCGCACCTCTGATGTCAG GAATGATCACCGACATTCTGCTGAGTTTGGACGACAAGTATCTGTATCTGTCCAATTGGTTGCACGGCGACGTTAGGCAATACGACATCTCGGATACGAGAAACCCGAGATTGACGGGTCAAGTCTTCCTAGGAGGATCGATACTGAGCGATTCGCATGTACGGGTGACGCAAGACGAGGAAATGAGCAGTCAGCCGGACCCCATCTACGTGAAGGGGCGTAGATTGTATGGCGCACCGCAGATGTTACAGCTGAGTTTGGACGGACGTCGTTTGTACGTGACTACGTCGATCTTTAAGCCATGGGACAAACAGTTTTATCCCGATCTCCTCAA ATATGGATCAACGATGGTGAAGCTTGATATCGACGTCGAGAAGGGCGGGATGACGCTCGACCATCGATTTCTCGTTGATTTCGGCGCCGATAACAGCGATATTTTACTGGCACACGAAATGAG GTATCCTGGTGGAGATTGCACTTCCGATATATGGCTGGCAGAGAGACCCTAA